The following nucleotide sequence is from Ferroacidibacillus organovorans.
TCGCTTATCGGTGAATTGGGACTTGATTTTGGTGTTGCACCGGATGGCCATCTTTATGTCATTGAGGTGAACAGCAAACCATTCAAATCACCTGTCACTGAACTTGGGTCTGAGAAATTGCTCGACCTTTCGTTTCTGCGTCCTCTGCGCTTTGCGCAGTGGCTTTGTGTGAAGCGAGGTCAAAAAGGGGTACCGCGATGAGCACATACCTTCTCCATCAGGGGCAGGCTTCTGCCAGGCGGCTGGTAAAACGCGTGCCTGGATTGATCGGGATACGTGAGGTGCGCGGGAATGTGCAGCCGACTGATCGACTGATCCGTTACGCGGGCGGTGAAGAGCCTGATGCAGGCGCGTGGGTCATCAATCGAAAGGCCGCGTTTGATACGGCCAGTCAACGCAAAAAGATGGCGGAGCGACTCAAGATGACGGGGGTGCGCTTGCCAAAGTACGCGCGTTCTGCGCGTGACGGATGGCAGGCGCCACTGACAAGACACTACCGCATTCCAGTGTTTGACTTGCGCGCTCTCACTTGTTTTCGCACGGATCAAAAAACAGTGTGGCTGAGTCAACGTGTCCGCGAAGTGGTCGACACGATGTCAGAGATTACGCTTGACTATGATGAACAGGCAGGGAAAGTGTGTCAATTGGCTGTACGCGCGACACACGCGCTGGGACTTGAGATGGCTCTTGTGAGCATCGGCGTCACGCCGCGCGGCATGCTCGTCGTCCTGGATGTCTCACCGACGCCTGTCATGCAGGGAAAAATTTTAGATGTATATGCGCAGGCCATTCGCGAGTGGATTGTACAGCGCGAGACACCAGCCGATCCTGCCCGTGTCTTGCTTGGCACTGATCTCGAATTTATGCTGCGCGGCAGGAAAGGAAAAATGATTCTCGCTTCACGTTATTTTCCACTCAAAGGGACGATTGGCTGTGACGACCGAAGTTTTGGCGGAGATCGCATGAGGCATCCGCTCGCGGAGGTGCGCCCGGCACCCGCCGCTACACCGGAACGGTTGTGTGAGAATGTACGGCAGGCGCTCAATGAGGCCGCCGCACGCTTTCCGCGTGAATTTCCACAGTGGATCGCCGGGTGTGCGCCGTTTGAACGCTTTCCGACAGGTGGCCATATTCATATGAGCGGGGTACCTTTTCACGGCAGGCTCGTTCATTTGCTGGATGTGTATGTCGGGCTTCCGCTGATGCTGATTGAGGACCCGGCCAGCAGTGCGCGCAGAAGACCTCGCTACGGGTTTCTCGGTGACATCCGCCATAAACCGCACGGTGGTTTTGAGTATCGCACGCCGGGGAGCTTTCTTGTCGATCCGGTCATCGCACTGTGCGCGTTTGCATTAACCCACATTGTAATCCATCACCAGCAAGAACTATTTTGTCATCCGCTCTATGAAGATGAGATGACGCGTGCGTTTTATCAGAATGATCGAGACACACTCTTGCCAATGGCGCGAGCAGTCTATTCATCCCTGCGCAAAACGGCGACATTTGAACGGTACAGGGATGTGATTGAACCTGTTTTTGAGATGATCGAGCGCGACGAGGTGTGGGATGAGAATGTAGATGTGCGCGATGCGTGGGGCGTTCGCGAGCAGGCAGAAAAACATGAGCGGACCACGGCGTCCTAGACGGATGTTGCTCGTGAAGAGATGAGAGAAAGGGTTTTATTCATGGCGTATGATAAAAAGACAGACCTGCAGCGCTTGGGGCGCGCGTCTTCTTTGCGCTTGGCGCGCGCATCAACGCTTGCTGCAAAACCGCTTTGCATCGTGTGGATCGGGGAGAGTCAGGTGCGAACCGCCTATCTTCAAACACTCCTGCGCGACGCGGCGTGGGTCGGGTTTGACGCAGCGATTGCGAGCACATCCAAGCTTCTTGAATTGCTGCAGAACATCGATCGCAAAGTGGTCGTCTACAATCGCCTGGCAACGCGAAAAGACGAGGCGCAGACAGCCGTGATCCAGTGCAAGCACAATCTTGACGCGCGGAAAATCCCCTATTTTAACCCGTCGTTTCTCTCCAAGCGCGATGTGAGCGCGTGGCTTCGTCAAGACAAACAGGCGTCCGCATTTTTGCCTGACACAAAAGCGCGTTTCACGGAAGACGATGTCAAAGCGTTTCTAAGGCGTTATCCGCTCGTCTTTATAAAACCGACAGGGGGAAGTTTTGGCGAGGGGATTCTGCGCGTCACGCGTGAGGCAGGGCGGTTCGTGTTGGCTGAAAGGCGCGAGCGGCGCGTCGTGTCGACATCCTTTGAGAGCGTCTCTGCGCTTGCCAAACATGTGGCGCGAACGCGTGGCGCGACGTGTGTCCTGCAAGAAGGCATTCCCTTGCGCACCGTACAGGGTTGTCCTGCGGATTTTCGCGTTCATCTTTGCAAGGACGGCGAAAACCAGTGGCAGATTGCGGGATGCGCGGCAAAGGTTGCGCGGCGTGATGCGATTACCACGCACGTGTACAGTGGCGGGCACGTTGACTCGGCGGA
It contains:
- a CDS encoding putative amidoligase domain-containing protein, producing MSTYLLHQGQASARRLVKRVPGLIGIREVRGNVQPTDRLIRYAGGEEPDAGAWVINRKAAFDTASQRKKMAERLKMTGVRLPKYARSARDGWQAPLTRHYRIPVFDLRALTCFRTDQKTVWLSQRVREVVDTMSEITLDYDEQAGKVCQLAVRATHALGLEMALVSIGVTPRGMLVVLDVSPTPVMQGKILDVYAQAIREWIVQRETPADPARVLLGTDLEFMLRGRKGKMILASRYFPLKGTIGCDDRSFGGDRMRHPLAEVRPAPAATPERLCENVRQALNEAAARFPREFPQWIAGCAPFERFPTGGHIHMSGVPFHGRLVHLLDVYVGLPLMLIEDPASSARRRPRYGFLGDIRHKPHGGFEYRTPGSFLVDPVIALCAFALTHIVIHHQQELFCHPLYEDEMTRAFYQNDRDTLLPMARAVYSSLRKTATFERYRDVIEPVFEMIERDEVWDENVDVRDAWGVREQAEKHERTTAS
- a CDS encoding YheC/YheD family protein — translated: MAYDKKTDLQRLGRASSLRLARASTLAAKPLCIVWIGESQVRTAYLQTLLRDAAWVGFDAAIASTSKLLELLQNIDRKVVVYNRLATRKDEAQTAVIQCKHNLDARKIPYFNPSFLSKRDVSAWLRQDKQASAFLPDTKARFTEDDVKAFLRRYPLVFIKPTGGSFGEGILRVTREAGRFVLAERRERRVVSTSFESVSALAKHVARTRGATCVLQEGIPLRTVQGCPADFRVHLCKDGENQWQIAGCAAKVARRDAITTHVYSGGHVDSADQVLRSWYGEQATAMREHVEQSAITISRALEQFVTGPLGELGLDMGISEDDRIVLFEANAKPGRTIFHHPSLKKQAEASRRMLLSYAWSLARHPSEAQSKFDSISPGPEWITPLEDPALKATVFFKSRETRAR